From Arachis stenosperma cultivar V10309 chromosome 2, arast.V10309.gnm1.PFL2, whole genome shotgun sequence, one genomic window encodes:
- the LOC130960416 gene encoding zinc finger CCCH domain-containing protein 48-like yields MAVITTTRRTESFRRTTPPTCKYWLAGRCNRNPCRFSHSSPTLPSNAYYNGNTTYKHSKQPTNCASKTLEKPANRAPMAVVSVEKPTKCEPMAMSDEKITVCGLEAVSVEEPTKCVQKAVLIDKTADVEDVDTVIAEAPVEKSRSICKYWMTDTCVHGDLCQNLHSWFYGDGFSTLARLHEHKKAVTGIALPAGSDKLYSGSTDGTVRAWDCNTGRCLGVINLNSEVTSLVSEGSWIFAGVKNAVKAWNIQTGADFTLDGPMGQVLSLNVGNDILLAGAEDGVIYAWRVSSDPKAESPFELVATLSGHTKPVVCLAIGCYKMLYSGSMDHSIKVWDLDTLQCTMTLNGHSDVVTSLICWDHYLLSSSSDCTVNVWVCTEEGILKVAYTHIEKNAVLGLYGMTDAEAKPILFCSCKDNSVRMYELPTFLERGRLFTRQEIRSFEIGPGLFFTGDGTGLLNVWKWLEEPKVPCS; encoded by the exons ATGGCTGTTATAACTACAACAAGGAGGACTGAAAGTTTTCGGCGAACAACACCACCGACGTGTAAGTACTGGCTAGCTGGGAGATGCAACCGAAATCCTTGTAGATTTTCGCATAGCTCACCAACATTGCCATCGAATGCATACTATAATGGCAATACCACATATAAGCATTCAAAGCAACCAACAAATTGCGCATCGAAGACCCTCGAGAAGCCAGCAAATCGTGCACCAATGGCTGTTGTGTCTGTTGAGAAGCCAACCAAGTGTGAACCAATGGCTATGTCTGATGAGAAGATTACAGTGTGTGGACTAGAGGCTGTGTCCGTTGAGGAGCCAACCAAGTGTGTACAAAAGGCTGTATTAATTGACAAGACTGCAGATGTGGAAGATGTGGACACCGTTATTGCTGAGGCTCCTGTGGAGAAATCACGAAGTATTTGTAAATATTGGATGACTGACACTTGTGTGCATGGTGACCTGTGCCAGAATTTGCATTCATGGTTTTATGGTGATGGGTTTTCTACACTTGCACGGCTTCATGAACACAAGAAG GCTGTAACCGGGATTGCATTGCCGGCTGGTTCGGACAAACTTTATTCTGGCAGCACTGATGGCACAGTTCGGGCATGGGACTGCAACACTGGCCGCTGTCTTGGTGTGATAAACCTTAATTCTGAAGTAACCTCGTTGGTATCTGAGGGCTCATGGATATTTGCCGGTGTGAAGAATGCTGTGAAG GCATGGAATATTCAAACTGGTGCAGATTTTACTCTTGATGGACCTATGGGGCAAGTCCTGTCCTTGAATGTTGGCAATGATATCCTCCTTGCTGGAGCAGAG GATGGTGTTATTTATGCTTGGAGAGTCAGCTCTGATCCCAAAGCTGAGTCTCCTTTCGAACTGGTTGCAACACTGAGTGGTCATACTAAACCGGTGGTTTGTCTTGCTATTGGATGCTACAAGATGCTTTATTCTGGGTCCATGGACCATAGCATTAAG GTTTGGGACCTTGATACATTACAGTGCACAATGACACTTAATGGACATTCTGACGTAGTCACATCACTTATTTGTTGGGACCATTACTTGTTATCGAGTTCTTCTGATTGCACGGTCAATGTTTGGGTGTGCACTGAGgagggaattctgaaggtggcATACACTCACATTGAAAAAAAT gCTGTTCTTGGACTGTATGGGATGACTGATGCAGAGGCGAAACCAATATTGTTCTGCTCGTGCAAAGACAATTCAGTTCGTATGTATGAATTGCCGAC GTTTTTAGAGAGAGGTCGATTGTTTACAAGACAAGAAATTCGATCCTTCGAGATAGGCCCTGGACTCTTCTTTACTGGAGATGGGACTGGTTTGTTGAATGTGTGGAAATGGTTGGAAGAGCCTAAGGTGCCATGCTCCTGA
- the LOC130960417 gene encoding rhodanese-like domain-containing protein 10 — translation MATHQLNHMFKPSMVKNHKKQQPRTPRFHVFNNATTSSTTTPMNARKLIESGTVKTIFPKDASIAMNSEGFLLLDVRPTWETEKARVVGSVHVPIFVEDTDNSPVTLLKKWVHFGYIGLWTGQYLTTLNPEFLAQVEVAIPDKGAKVLVACGEGLRSMAAASKLYNGGYKNLGWLAGGFSRSKDDDFPGIEGTEKLQYATVGGVSYYFLQLLILLQAVGK, via the exons ATGGCAACTCATCAATTGAACCACATGTTCAAACCATCCATGGTGAAGAATCACAAGAAACAACAACCAAGAACACCTAGGTTCCATGTGTTCAACAATGCAACAACATCTTCGACCACCACTCCTATGAATGCTAGGAAGCTCATAGAATCTGGCACCGTGAAAACTATATTTCCCAAAGATGCTTCAATTGCCATGAATTCTGAAGGGTTTCTTCTCCTTGATGTTAGGCCAACATGGGAGACAGAGAAGGCACGTGTTGTTGGGTCTGTGCACGTGCCAATCTTTGTTGAAGACACAGATAATAGCCCTGTAACATTACTTAAGAAATGGGTGCATTTTGGTTATATTGGATTATGGACTGGTCAATATCTAACTACATTGAACCCTGAGTTTCTTGCTCAAGTTGAAGTGGCTATTCCGGATAAGGGTGCCAAGGTTCTTGTGGCTTGTGGAGAGGGATTAAG GTCAATGGCAGCAGCTTCAAAGTTATACAATGGAGGTTACAAAAATCTGGGATGGTTAGCCGGCGGCTTCAGCCGATCAAAGGACGACGACTTCCCTGGGATCGAAGGAACAGAGAAGTTGCAGTATGCTACAGTTGGAGGAGTCTCTTACTATTTTCTTCAGTTGCTTATACTTCTACAAGCAGTGGGTAAATGA